Proteins encoded together in one Branchiostoma floridae strain S238N-H82 chromosome 18, Bfl_VNyyK, whole genome shotgun sequence window:
- the LOC118405304 gene encoding galactosylceramide sulfotransferase-like → MKVHKCGSSLISHMFLRFGYEHNLTVALPRQVGREVIGGFGTINDGDYLHPPGGKRWNIFGHHAIYNRTCFRQLMAPNTRYVAILREPLQRIQSAFSYFHLEKGFPGLQNETPKGIAPVITYLDRPRYWDPLFKLKSVSTKTWNNMVLLREHVCFRNCMSRDLGLAEGDYSNHTAVEEFVRGIENDFKTMLILEYLPASLILLKRRMCWTFYDILYITGPHSRNQKYRLKAPITDEMKRTFYEHNYADLVLYTRFNESLHRQISQESADFQEEVNHFKHVNSNVSKYCHSKTRQEKGDFLLGKADGTTLSLLAKYFAYDYLPIENTGISYLDQGISIQGTEI, encoded by the exons ATGAAAGTACACAAATGTGGATCTTCTTTAATATCCCACATGTTTCTTCGATTTGGATATGAGCATAACTTGACAGTTGCTCTACCACGTCAGGTTGGACGTGAAGTCATAGGCGGTTTTGGAACAATCAA TGATGGCGACTATTTGCATCCCCCTGGCGGGAAACGTTGGAACATCTTCGGTCACCACGCCATTTACAACAGGACGTGCTTTCGACAACTTATGGCTCCAAACACAAG GTATGTTGCAATTCTAAGGGAACCACTGCAGCGGATTCAGTCTGCTTTCAGCTATTTCCACCTTGAAAAAGGCTTTCCTGGACTTCAGAACGAAACTCCCAAAGGAATTGCTCCTGTCATCACCTACCTTGACAGGCCGAGATACTGGGACCCACTGTTTAAGCTTAAGTCTGTAAGTACTAAGACTTGGAACAACATGGTATTGCTGAGAGAGCACGTTTGCTTTAGGAACTGCATGTCGCGCGATCTGGGACTTGCAGAGGGAGATTACAGTAACCACACTGCCGTTGAGGAGTTTGTGCGAGGCATCGAAAACGATTTTAAAACGATGCTGATCTTGGAGTATCTTCCAGCATCCTTGATTCTACTGAAGCGACGCATGTGCTGGACTTTCTACGACATTCTTTACATAACGGGGCCTCACTCAAGAAATCAGAAATACAGACTCAAGGCTCCCATAACGGACGAGATGAAACGCACGTTTTACGAACACAACTACGCCGACTTGGTGTTATACACTCGTTTTAACGAATCGCTTCACAGACAGATCAGTCAGGAGAGCGCTGACTTTCAAGAAGAAGTGAATCATTTCAAGCACGTCAACAGCAATGTCTCTAAGTACTGCCATTCGAAGACAAGACAAGAGAAAGGCGACTTTTTGTTGGGAAAAGCAGATGGAACGACGCTTTCTCTTTTGGCAAAGTACTTTGCGTACGATTACTTGCCAATAGAAAATACTGGGATAAGTTACTTAGACCAAGGTATCAGCATACAGGGGACAGAGATTTAG